The DNA region gttttggtgtgcattagtctctctaaatccatttttaacatctTCAATcaacactttgaattgcatttgacttgtttaaaaggtgctatatatatataaataaagcttgattgattgattgataaacAACTTTTCACAAAGAGGCctgttcttttcctttcctccctcaGTGGTCCTCACATATGAGCAGATCCTTGAGGCAAAGCGCTTGTGTGAAGCCAGCCGGCtgctgatagagagagaggagcgtcTGTTCGAGGAGATAAAGGAGTCAGACGAACTCACACATCATGAGGAAGAAGTATGGAAGCTCGCAGCAGACCGCAATGCACTGGAGGCACTCGTCAAGCAGACTCTGAGTCTGTCTCTCGACATGGAAGAGGACAGCTCGGAGGCTCTGGCGTCTGCCGTAAAGGCCATGACCCAGGAGGAGGACCAGGACCGGAAGTGGACACAGAGGGGTCAGACACCTCCGCCGTGGAGGCCCAGCGGCTGGAAGAAGGTTCACGACTCCACGCTTGGCAGCTTGGTGGTGGACCGTTTGGACAGCCCCTCGACGCCTCCTGCTGACAAGGCGGACCAGTCTTCTATCAACGTGGACGTCAACAGCATGGGCCGGCAGCTGAAGGACGACTTGCTGGCTGTGGTGCGCGTGGTGAAGAGCTGCTACCCGCCACAGCTGGACATCTGTAATTTTTACGCCAGGTTGTACCACCAAGCCTTCAGCACCAGACTCAGAAAGGTCGCAGACTTTGTTCTGGACGACAAGGACTGCAAGTTCCTCCTGCGCTGGGTCAACGAGTATTATCCACTGTAAGTTCAATTTATATTTCTGGGTCCATTCTGTTATTATGTTGGTGTATGTTTTTGTCCTGGTAGAAGAAGAGCCTAAACACAGTGACATTTGTCAGTGTTGGTTCGTCAGTCCATCCTCTGTCCAACACGCTGATCAAGatttacatttactcaagtactgtatttaagtgcaattttgaggctgttttatacttctactccactacattttggaggcaaatattgtactttgttTTGCACCACATGTACGAAAGAAAGATCACGAACTAATGAGCAGATTTGCCTTGAAATTTACTGAGCCCATTCATGCTATTCATgcttttttgaaacttgaccttaCAGTATAAAacgacctgtggtgacctctaggataatcacagcctcatgaaactttacagccacaattaagagacctagagcattcagaggatggatggctttcctatctagattgacaataagggggtttctgagcagtttccagaagagaagtgctcgccatccaatcgccgaaaaaatgTGTGCAACCGGTTACGGGGATTTGATTTGTTGTAAGGCATCACAAGCCAAACAGGATTGGGTATACCACTGTAATGGTACATGaccacaggatccgtcctttcaacgcttcccattcatcgtctatgtAAGTAacagtgcaatgcattctggtagcgtggcggcgcgattccaGAGACGGAACGGCActttggccgctcctcatttgcataaagctgagGTCTCTGGCTGCTCTATGCAAATCCCCGCctctagaaacttttaaactaacttaCTATCTAAAATAAAGACGGATTCAGGAACTACACGgcttataaaatgttttcagaaacacatttcggtgaactactTTACGTaatatacgagaaaaaagtttccaaacgagccaccatgttggttctggtttggGAGCAGACAGCCCACGAGTGAaagcgtttgtccaatcaggtgccttgtcTCTAGTGGTAGCTCATCAAacatccaatgctgggaagcgaggcgatccctcgggTCCAAAAATTCCCCTCTTCAAAAATTCCCCCCGCAGAAATGCACACAACATTTacaaaatattatgaatttcTCATTCAGAAGGTTCTTTAACCATCTTCTTAACTTCCATCTAAATCGGTCCTTCATGGTTTAGTTGTGGAAATCAGTGAAATAAATGAGGAAGCAAGACTTTCACCCTCAACTGCTCAGGATGATTCATTGAGGGACAACGCAGCTCGCCCTAGAGTTGTGTAACCGTGTAGAGATCTGTTGCAGGAGTGGCACAAATCCTGCATGCACAGCACATACAATAATACACCTGAATGCaatgcagcaaaaacacagaTCAAGTTTGGTTTTACAGTTGATTCAAGTTGTTTTTACGCAGTCACACCCTGATGTTCACAAACCAGGTAGTCTTTTACTGATAACAACAAGTCTCTGCCTGTCCTACTGAAGCAGGTTGAGCATCTGATCAAATTACAAAATTCACATGAAATCATAATCTTGATGCTTAAAATATGTCTTGAGGGGTTTATCTGATGAAAGTTGTGATCTCTGCTCTCTTCTGTATCAGAATCCTTTCAAAGCCGGAGCTGGTCAATGAGATCGATAACAAAGCGTTGGGAAAGCTGCTGCCTAAAGAGTTATTGGAACCTCTGGAGGATCAATACCTGAGCAAACAACAGGTAACCTGCTGCTACCTGCTTTAGTTGAGATTAGTGCAACATTAGTCATATTTAGCTGTTTTTAGTTTTAGATCGGTTGGGTTTTACCTAACCTTTATTTAGTTTCAGGTATTCATGATCCCAAGTGGATGAATCTTAATGTTTTTGGTGGCCTCTGAGATTGTTCATGCTCTCTGGAGAATATTTccttttaaagttaaagttaagtAAAGTTATTGTCACTGTTATTGTTTCTGGTGCAACCCCTCAAGAAAATCTTACTCTAATCTGCATTTTAGTAACGCATAGCTAATATGTTATAAAGAACACTGTAGTTGCCATTGCAGCTTTagagttttagttttatatagTGGTGACAGCAGCGTGTTGTTGTGCGTTCAGGAGGAGCTGACGACGTACATCGGCCGCGTCCTGGAGGAGGCGAAGCAAAAGTGGAATAAAGGAGAGGAGCCGACAACAGAGGACGGCTGCTTCGTCAGTCCTGTGGCCTACGACATCATCCAGGTACAGTTTCAATAAGACAACGTGATGTcaaagcagctataatcaatattttcataataaCAATGTGAAAGGTGTCGCTCTAAGTAATGAATCTACAGAGAATTCTCAGCTtaatctgcagctcctctcggCCTTACGGAGCTTTTTAGTgattttcagctcattgtttatccGTCCGGCTGCAACTTTACTGCTCCGGTTCACTCTCACGGCTCTCATGGTGTCGTTTTCAGACAGGCgacttttcttcttcatcttgtatttttatatctggtatatttttgtgttctttgtactttgcactactaacttttgtactgcctttttactaacatgttttgcattatggaactgtgatgctggaaacttgaatttccctcgggattaataaagttacaatctatctatctatctatctatctaaaacctgaataatatcaacaTATCACACGTCTTAATCTGAAAATACTCCATTCAGACTAAAgactaattcagaatatccaaacagaatatccTCTTTTACATGACCTGCatcaaattcacaatattgtcatattctaaatattagtgtgcatgtaaaggtAGTCATAattgtgttcacagcttgtttctgctgccctagtggccaaaaacaaacagttattgcaggtttaaatcaAAGCCTCGACATGTTTCCATGACTTGTTTTAACTTGTCTTAAAATGTTTTGCTATAATCACAAAGTGTTGATCTGATTGGGCAGCTTGCTATCCGTCTATCTGTCTGTTTTCATGCTGATGAAACAACTTCTTGTTATCATGAGAGTTGACCCGTGTCCTCTGCTCTACCGTTCAGACCAGGAAATGTCTGGCAAGTTGAGTCCTATCACGATATTTTCCAGGCTGTTTCACATATTAACGAAAGTCAaactggagaaaaacaaacttgaGAAAAAAATTAACCAACCGAGGAGAACAGAGAGTCGAGGAAGAACTTATTTATAGAAAGTCGAATAAAGCACTAAAGCTGGTTAGTGGAGTTAGTGGTTCAGTTTCTTGTGTTAGTTTGGGCACGTCTGTGTAAAGTCTCAGTACTTCACAgtcatgtttaaatgctgtcaTTGATCTGAGTCCTCCATCTGTCTTTAGTTCATCAACGGTGGGGTGACTTCAGCTGAGAAAGTTGTTGGAGATCTGCACAAGGCCCAGAATATAACGTGCCAACTGAAAGATTTAATGCAGAGGTAACAAGACTTTTCTTTCTCCAAAATAGTGTCATGTTATTGTCTTGTGTTTAATGAGAACAGTGTAGAAGTGGAAATcaactgtttttttaactcCTGCAGGTTCAGGATCTTCCAAAACGAGGTCATGAAGCAAAACAAAGCGAACAGCCGGCCGGTCATCAAGGCGAACCTCGGCTGTATCGAACAGTTCAGGTATGTTTCTGACATTTAGGCGTTGTGGCGTGATGAGACGGACGTCTGGCTATattaaagagatagtttgggtgttttgaagtggtgttgtatGATGTACTTATCCTATTTTAAGAATATGTTCAGCGCTTTACCTCGCTGTTATCTATTCTCTctccaaagcaaccagactctattgaaaaaatctgtaattttacctcacagaacacagagtTGCTGGTTtactgctgcctcgatcagttagtttgtttgtgttattgtgtgactttggtgaatctgaactaaccttttaaaacaccaaagtcactcaataacacaaactaaccgatcgaggcagcggtagaccagcacctcccgtgttctgagaagtaaaatattttttttttcaatggagtctggtggctttggtaaGAGCATAGATAGATACAATGGCTTCACTTCCTTTTTGAAAAGGCCTTCTGACAGTGAGGTAAAacagcaaaaatattctaaatatagtgtacacttaaactgatattgctTTATCAATACCGACCGTCATCTagtgtaggtaatacactgactaaggagaagtacctcatacaaccccacttcaaaacacccatactatccctttaagatcaACAAAAGAAAATATCCCTGCATGATCTAACGTGACTTCTGTGGTCTGTCTGCAGGGACGTCCTCGATAAGAAGAGACATCTGTTCACAGAGGATGTGCAGAGAAACTGTGTGCATGTTCTGACTGACATGAAACAATCTGCCCACGTGTATTTATTAAAACCTGTGCACGAGGTCCTCAAGGTGAGTTTATTTACAACAAACCAACACACTTTTTTgcacaaaagtttttttttaaatggcatttttcaaaacaaaagtcacAAAGTTCTCCACAATAGGAACATTTAGCAAACAGGCAGAATAGTAAGAAACACATGAGCAGCAAAATATGATTTACAGGTTTTGTACAAAGTCTTGAAAGTTTGGAAAATGCTTAATTTTAAACGTTATGTATATACTCCATGAAGAATGAAAGTTTATATGAACAGCTGAACAGCTGAACAAAGTGACAAGATACACTGATTACTGTTTGGTATAGAGGAATTctgtaaactttatttttcacatttgcatTATAACAATTTAGATGTGATGATAAAGGCTTCAAGAGTCTGGGAATCTTTGGTTTATGTACCTTGAAAGTGCTTGAATTTTGCTCTTAAAAAGCAGTACAAACCTTGCATTtacaagagagaaaagaggaaggggagggattttttcttttccaattGTAGCTCTGAAGAATCACAGATATATAGATCTTCACACAGGAAATTTGCAGaactgtttgatttttttttattgcaagttCTCTGCTACTGTTTATGAAAGTGTTACCCGTCTGATGTGTCATGTTTGTACCTCACACAGCCACAGTACCGCAAACTAGGAACCAATGACTGGCTGAGTAAACCAAACCTGTTTGAGAAGCTGCTGGTCAGCGTTGAAGATGAGCTGCAGGATCTTCAGGGTGTGATTGAATCCTGTCACCAGGTAGACTGAAGaaagcatgaaaacacacacttcaaTTTGATTTAGAGGAgaagctgctgtttttttaaaaacaaactgtaaacttTATATCAATAacaagcatgttaacatgttgaacGTATTTCTCTTTCATGGAGCCATTGGTTTCAATtcatttcaattcatttttcaCTGATTTCTGATTTGATGATTGGATGTATTTCAGAGGCTGATGGGTCAGCTTCATCAGGAGGTGACGGTAGAATATGTGAGAAGGCTCCTGAAGGGACAAGTCAAACTGAAAGACAAGGAGCGGCAGCTGAAGGCCTACGAGACCGTGAAGGACAACGCAGAGAGAGTACACGTTTTATTCGTCAAAATGGTGAGAATCAATCACAAaagtgcacaaaaaaaacattaatttctgGTTGTAGCATCTTTTAGTTCAACTTCAGAAATAATACGTCACTGAACTGACTGAACCAgcagtggaggaagtattcataTCCTTAACTTAAacgtaaaagtactaataccacgttgttaaaatactctgttacaagtttAAGTCCTGCTTTGAAAATGTTACTCCAGTAAAAGTATTTAAGtgtaaatatacttaaaatattcaaagtaaaagtactcattgtgcagaatAATATCCCctattatatattctatcattatgttattattattactcatgcattaatgtaaaagcagtaTTTTACTGCTAAAGTTGGTTGAGctggagctcattttgaactattaactgatgattatttaattatcgattgattgtttggtttgtaaaaatagtgaaaattgtAAGAAATGAGTCCAAAGTGACACCTtcacaatatttgttttgtccaaaccttaacattattactaatacattaactttattaacattaaaaGAGAATTAAAAGAGCAGCAAATCTGgaaacatgaaatgtttttacatgaaaaatgactttaacgTTCAataaaatagttgccaattaattttctgtcaagatttttgtttaaaaatcttaatttttaatGTAACTAAAgcagtcagataaatgtagtggagtaaaaagtacaatatatccctctgaaatgtggtgGAGTTGAAGTAGAAAGtgtcatgaaaagaaaatatatatacgcAGAATACGTCAAATTTGTACTTGATTAAATGTACTTACTCCGCACTGAACTGACCACATGTTGTGATTGACAAGTGATCCAGGGAGAATCCACAGTGACCACAACAGATAAAATCCTCCCCAGAACAAAGAGGCGTTTAGATTAGACTGAACTGACGTAGCTGCTCTGTCTTCAGGGATCAGAGGAGGACTGGTTGAAGGAAATCCTCACCAAGATTGCAGAAGTGCTGAAACTCCAGGACCTCCCCGCCATTCAGATGCAAGTTGCATCATTGGGAACTGAATACCCTGACCTCAGGTGACCTttgcactatatatatatatacaacatgtTTCTCTCAGGCGTGCAGTGAGTGGTCTGTTGTCTCGAGTGTAACTGACCTAAAAAGGACAGAATAGCATCATGATGTGAGTGGTTTACATGACTGTGAGGTGGAGATAAACAAACCCATTTGTCAGAGAGCGCTGAGGGGCGATAGGAAGCAGAAATGTATTCAGATGTTTCCTGGCAGTGGGATGATGTTGTGAGCTAAAAGCAGACGTGTCAGTGAAGTACAGCAGTGAAATATGGAGGCTGGAGATGGTGTGGTAGATTTGTTTCCAAATGTTTAATGGTGACTTTAATGGTTTAAACATTTGAGGAGCgatataggcattacagtaacttcATTCATACTTGATGgaactcatttgcataaagttgaggttgAGTCATGATTATGCAAATTCAGATACGGCGACTGGGTCAGTCAACTCGCCGTGCCTGATCCATCATGCAACGCACGGCCGGATCTCAtgctagaaaataaaaaatggataGCATCCGTCGACTTCACGTCCGTCAACGGACTTAAAGACAAAAATAGTGAACCCAAGTTCTTACCTTATTATTGGAAACATTTTTGAGAAATACACTTTCTTAATTAAataagttagatgagaagatcaataccacgcTCGTGTGTACTGAGCTGGAGCTGCTAAATTACTGCAACTTCATTGTCATCGTAGCGACACAACGTGTGAACGGTCCCTAAAGGAGCTACAACTGCATTGTTGTTGTGCAAACCTGtgttgtacaatgacaataaatgaacaTTGAAACAATTAAATTATGTTACTAGCACCTTCTGACCTCATTTCATCACCATATCAAAAGCAACAACCTTCACTCTACAGTCACGTTCAAGTGTCTCTGTGGTtgtaataagtaagggataaagaacagcgagccggtcattgttgtgaaataaacccagacagggtcTTTCATcgtcctgaaggggtttatttcacaacaatgacccgctagctgtactttatctcgcttattacacggctacttacttaaggaATCAATCATTTGATGCGAAAACGGTCCGACATCAGAAatgtgtccatagcaacagtctgttatacatagcaacggtctgttataaagaaataacagaccgtagaacgttGGATTGACTCAGAATCatgaatcaagtattcaacaaagccgtgtaataataaataatacatttttacaggCGTTGATTTTGAACCTTTTCTCTTCCTTCTTTCACCCACAGTGAGAAACATGTTTCGGCTCTGCTCAAGCTCAAGACCAACCTCTCCAAAGCCGACAGGAAAACCGTCAAAGACATTCTGTCGGACACAAGAGACGAACAGAGCAAAGACCGCGCAGAACTTCGTCCGTTTTTCTCTGGAGTTCCCGTCAAATGAGCCTTAAACTACGTTCAGTTCTCCTCATTTAAGTTATCTGAAAGTTGGGTTGTACAGTATCATGTTTTATTGTGTGAATGGATGCTGATGTTTTCAATCAAGTGATGA from Sebastes umbrosus isolate fSebUmb1 chromosome 16, fSebUmb1.pri, whole genome shotgun sequence includes:
- the tnfaip2b gene encoding tumor necrosis factor alpha-induced protein 2 isoform X1 — encoded protein: MHVTTNILTSNVTCSFFSAQSCTKLQTQRKSKHLPGGMCSTLRCCLPCRSCRAEDSLESFSDCWSSLLSQIRMRTETNGWFNFRRGPRVQPVVNNTNNTNNTTNTDGRRSPGRERAPSVVLTYEQILEAKRLCEASRLLIEREERLFEEIKESDELTHHEEEVWKLAADRNALEALVKQTLSLSLDMEEDSSEALASAVKAMTQEEDQDRKWTQRGQTPPPWRPSGWKKVHDSTLGSLVVDRLDSPSTPPADKADQSSINVDVNSMGRQLKDDLLAVVRVVKSCYPPQLDICNFYARLYHQAFSTRLRKVADFVLDDKDCKFLLRWVNEYYPLILSKPELVNEIDNKALGKLLPKELLEPLEDQYLSKQQEELTTYIGRVLEEAKQKWNKGEEPTTEDGCFVSPVAYDIIQFINGGVTSAEKVVGDLHKAQNITCQLKDLMQRFRIFQNEVMKQNKANSRPVIKANLGCIEQFRDVLDKKRHLFTEDVQRNCVHVLTDMKQSAHVYLLKPVHEVLKPQYRKLGTNDWLSKPNLFEKLLVSVEDELQDLQGVIESCHQRLMGQLHQEVTVEYVRRLLKGQVKLKDKERQLKAYETVKDNAERVHVLFVKMGSEEDWLKEILTKIAEVLKLQDLPAIQMQVASLGTEYPDLSEKHVSALLKLKTNLSKADRKTVKDILSDTRDEQSKDRAELRPFFSGVPVK
- the tnfaip2b gene encoding tumor necrosis factor alpha-induced protein 2 isoform X2, giving the protein MRTETNGWFNFRRGPRVQPVVNNTNNTNNTTNTDGRRSPGRERAPSVVLTYEQILEAKRLCEASRLLIEREERLFEEIKESDELTHHEEEVWKLAADRNALEALVKQTLSLSLDMEEDSSEALASAVKAMTQEEDQDRKWTQRGQTPPPWRPSGWKKVHDSTLGSLVVDRLDSPSTPPADKADQSSINVDVNSMGRQLKDDLLAVVRVVKSCYPPQLDICNFYARLYHQAFSTRLRKVADFVLDDKDCKFLLRWVNEYYPLILSKPELVNEIDNKALGKLLPKELLEPLEDQYLSKQQEELTTYIGRVLEEAKQKWNKGEEPTTEDGCFVSPVAYDIIQFINGGVTSAEKVVGDLHKAQNITCQLKDLMQRFRIFQNEVMKQNKANSRPVIKANLGCIEQFRDVLDKKRHLFTEDVQRNCVHVLTDMKQSAHVYLLKPVHEVLKPQYRKLGTNDWLSKPNLFEKLLVSVEDELQDLQGVIESCHQRLMGQLHQEVTVEYVRRLLKGQVKLKDKERQLKAYETVKDNAERVHVLFVKMGSEEDWLKEILTKIAEVLKLQDLPAIQMQVASLGTEYPDLSEKHVSALLKLKTNLSKADRKTVKDILSDTRDEQSKDRAELRPFFSGVPVK